A single Phragmites australis chromosome 4, lpPhrAust1.1, whole genome shotgun sequence DNA region contains:
- the LOC133915290 gene encoding uncharacterized protein LOC133915290 — MASNQHHRLLLLLAAVFLLLLPSTATATAVEYCKKGRDYPVKVSGVEVVPDPVVRGEPATFKISASTDKNITKGKLVIDVTYFIFHVHSETHNLCDETSCPATGEFVLASEQTLPSFTPPGSYSITMKLLGDRNEELTCISFEFSIGFVTPVATS; from the exons ATGGCGAGCAACCaacaccaccgcctcctcctcctcctcgccgccgtgttcctcctcctcctcccctccaccgccaccgccaccgccgtcgaGTACTGCA AGAAGGGCCGGGACTACCCGGTGAAGGTGAGCGGCGTGGAGGTCGTCCCCGATCCCGTCGTCCGGGGCGAGCCGGCCACCTTCAAGATCTCCGCCTCCACGG ATAAAAACATCACTAAAGGGAAGCTGGTGATAGATGTCACGTACTTCATTTTCCACGTCCATTCAGAAACTCATAACCTCTGCGATGAGACTTCTTGCCCAGCGACTGGTGAATTTGTGCTAGCTAGTGAACAGACGTTACCATCGTTTACCCCACCA GGTTCTTACAGTATCACCATGAAGCTGCTGGGGGACCGCAACGAGGAGCTGACCTGCATCTCGTTTGAATTCAGCATCGGGTTTGTTACACCTGTTGCCACCAGCTAA
- the LOC133914088 gene encoding putative RING-H2 finger protein ATL71, with product MSAGGSPPVGLTPADGNSVGVFSSDRIGGFGYGVGVSVGILLLITTITLASYFCTRAPVTEADVGEPPSRRHGGRGGDGGDGDGMNDVELGIDETTLKGYPEVVYGEARREAKAKKGTTCTCCSICLDNYGDGDVLRMLPECGHLFHRECVDPWLRHHPTCPVCRTSPMPSPMPTPLAEITPLTMARLS from the coding sequence ATGAGCGCCGGCGGCTCGCCGCCCGTGGGGCTGACACCGGCCGACGGAAACTCCGTCGGCGTGTTCAGCTCCGACCGCATCGGCGGGTTCGGCTACGGCGTCGGCGTCTCCGtcggcatcctcctcctcatcaccacCATCACGCTCGCCTCCTACTTCTGCACACGTGCGCCCGTCACGGAAGCCGACGTGGGGGAGCCTCCATCACGGCGCcacggcggccgaggcggcgacggcggcgatggAGACGGGATGAACGACGTCGAGCTCGGCATCGACGAGACCACGCTGAAAGGGTACCCGGAGGTGGTGTACGGCGAGGCCAGGAGGGAGGCGAAGGCCAAGAAGGGCACCACGTGCACGTGCTGCTCCATATGCCTGGACAActacggcgacggcgacgtgcTCCGGATGCTGCCGGAGTGCGGCCACCTGTTCCACCGGGAGTGCGTCGACCCGTGGCTCCGGCACCACCCGACGTGCCCGGTGTGCCGGACGTCGCCGATGCCGAGCCCCATGCCGACGCCGCTCGCCGAGATCACGCCGCTGACAATGGCGAGGCTGTCTTGA
- the LOC133915293 gene encoding dnaJ protein homolog has product MFGRAPKKSDNTRYYEILGVPKDASQDDLKKAYRKAAIKNHPDKGGDPEKFKELAQAYEVLSDPEKREIYDQYGEDALKEGMGGGGGMHDPFDIFQSFFGGGSPFGGGGSSRGRRQRRGEDVVHPLKVSLEELYNGVSKKLSLSRNVLCFKCNGKGSKSGASARCAGCQGSGFKVQIRQLGPGMIQQMQHPCNECKGTGETINDKDRCPQCKGNKVVQEKKVLEVVVEKGMQNGQKITFPGEADEAPDTVTGDIIFVLQQKEHPKFKRKGDDLFFEHTLTLAESLCGFQFVLTHLDNRQLLIKSKPGEVVKPDSFKAVNDEGMPMYQRPFMKGKLYIHFSVEFPDSLNLEQCKALEAVLPPKPVLQYTDMELDECEETMPYDVNIEDEMRRRQQQHQEAYDEDEDMPGGAQRVQCAQQ; this is encoded by the exons ATGTTCGGGCGCGCGCCGAAGAAGAGCGACAACACGCGGTACTACGAGATCCTAGGGGTGCCAAAGGACGCGTCGCAGGATGACCTCAAGAAGGCCTACCGCAAGGCCGCCATCAAGAACCACCCCGACAAGGGCGGCGACCCCGAGAAG TTCAAGGAGCTAGCTCAGGCTTATGAGGTACTCAGTGACCCTGAAAAACGAGAGATCTATGATCAGTATGGTGAGGATGCCCTCAAGGAAGGGatgggaggtggaggagggatgCACGATCCATTTGACATCTTCCAATCGTTCTTTGGTGGTGGTAGCCCCTTTGGAG gtggtgggaGCAGTAGGGGCAGGAGGCAGCGTAGGGGAGAGGATGTGGTTCACCCCCTGAAGGTTTCTCTGGAGGAATTGTACAATGGTGTGTCAAAGAAGCTCTCTCTGTCCCGCAATGTGCTCTGCTTCAAGTGCAATGG CAAGGGCTCAAAGTCAGGAGCTTCAGCGAGGTGTGCAGGTTGCCAAGGATCTGGTTTTAAGGTCCAAATCCGGCAGTTGGGACCAGGAATGATTCAGCAAATGCAGCATCCTTGCAATGAGTGCAAGGGAACTGGGGAGACTATCAATGATAAGGATAGATGCCCACAATGCAAGGGCAACAAGGTTGTGCAGGAGAAGAAGGTTCTTGAGGTGGTGGTTGAGAAGGGTATGCAGAATGGGCAGAAGATCACCTTCCCTGGCGAGGCTGATGAAGCG CCTGATACTGTCACCGGAGACATCATCTTCGTCCTCCAGCAGAAGGAACATCCCAAGTTCAAGAGAAAGGGCGACGACCTCTTCTTCGAGCACACCCTGACCCTCGCCGAGTCCCTGTGCGGCTTCCAGTTTGTTCTGACTCACTTGGATAACAGGCAGCTCCTCATCAAATCAAAGCCCGGTGAAGTTGTCAAGCCTG ATTCGTTCAAGGCGGTCAACGATGAGGGCATGCCCATGTACCAGAGGCCTTTCATGAAGGGCAAGCTGTACATCCACTTCTCGGTGGAGTTCCCGGACTCGCTTAACCTGGAGCAGTGCAAGGCCCTGGAAGCCGTCCTGCCGCCTAAGCCGGTGTTGCAGTACACGGACATGGAGCTGGACGAGTGCGAGGAGACCATGCCGTATGACGTCAACATCGAGGACGAGAtgaggcggcggcagcagcagcaccaggAGGCctacgacgaggacgaggacatGCCCGGCGGCGCGCAGAGGGTGCAGTGCGCCCAGCAGTAG
- the LOC133915292 gene encoding protein IQ-DOMAIN 5-like isoform X2, with the protein MGISARWLKSLVGLRKVERQQQQHRKEDAYVGRMNQHSQDDNNLVAQEDFTNESGPPEGDSDLPSCLEPTCSSLHEPLPQTEEELKEIWAATVIQTAFRAFLARRARRALKGLVRLQALARGHIVRKQAAITLRCMQALVRVQARVRARRVRVALENQTDHQNTLQEQINEAQAHVREIEDGWCDSIGSVEDIQAKLLKRQEAAAKRERAMAYALTHQWQASSRQTTAFEPDKNSWGWNWLERWMAVRPWESRFLGTYAADGSAMGNEARQAEGNVAKTPHTKPVKKHTPTLHSNTLNQKACLSNSEGGGSLSNRSGSASGKSRLKLLPRKASDEASSRPSEPGVRSSNNPKERTGDLDCQVNKRCSLPASAVEAGKCLKRKAAVNRSLKSRKDTQILGSRHHLASSIDPLPNNRVELET; encoded by the exons ATGGGGATCTCGGCGCGGTGGCTCAAGTCGTTGGTTGGGCTGAGGAAAGTGgagaggcagcagcagcagcatcgtAAGGAGGATGCATATGTTGGACGAATG AATCAGCACTCCCAAGATGACAATAACCTTGTTGCACAAGAAGACTTCACTAATGAAAGTGGTCCACCAGAAGGTGATTCTGATTTACCTTCATGCTTGGAACCCACTTGCAGTTCACTTCATGAGCCATTACCTCAAACTGAAGAGGAACTCAAAGAGATCTGGGCTGCCACAGTTATTCAGACTGCATTTAGAGCCTTCCTG GCTAGGAGAGCACGCAGAGCTTTAAAAGGACTGGTCAGGCTTCAAGCCCTTGCAAGAGGGCATATAGTAAGAAAGCAAGCTGCTATAACACTCCGCTGTATGCAAGCTTTGGTCCGGGTTCAAGCACGTGTTAGAGCAAGGCGAGTTCGTGTGGCTTTGGAAAACCAGACTGATCACCAAAATACTTTACAAGAGCAAATTAACGAGGCACAGGCACATGTCCGAGAAATTGAG GATGGCTGGTGTGATAGTATTGGGTCTGTGGAAGACATCCAAGCAAAACTTCTAAAGAGGCAGGAAGCAGCAGCTAAACGCGAGCGAGCCATGGCCTATGCTCTTACTCACCAG TGGCAAGCAAGTTCAAGACAAACTACAGCATTTGAACCTGACAAGAACAGCTGGGGCTGGAATTGGCTAGAAAGATGGATGGCTGTTCGTCCTTGGGAAAGTCGGTTCCTTGGCACTTATGCAGCTGACGGGAGTGCCATGGGTAATGAAGCTAGGCAAGCTGAGGGAAATGTAGCCAAGACTCCACACACGAAACCTGTTAAAAAGCATACTCCAACCCTTCATTCAAACACGTTGAACCAGAAGGCCTGCCTGTCGAACTCAGAGGGTGGTGGCTCCTTGTCAAACCGGTCCGGTTCTGCTTCAGGTAAATCGAGACTGAAGTTGTTACCCAGAAAAGCTTCTGATGAAGCTTCATCTCGTCCTTCAGAACCTGGAGTGCGGTCCAGTAATAATCCAAAGGAGAGGACTGGGGATTTGGATTGTCAGGTTAATAAAAGATGCTCCTTGCCTGCCAGTG CTGTTGAAGCTGGCAAATGCCTGAAGAGGAAAGCCGCGGTTAACCGATCCCTGAAGTCTAGAAAAGATACCCAAATATTGGGGTCAAGGCATCATCTTGCCAGTTCCATTGATCCGTTGCCTAACAACAGAGTTGAGCTGGAGACTTGA
- the LOC133915292 gene encoding protein IQ-DOMAIN 5-like isoform X1 — MGISARWLKSLVGLRKVERQQQQHRKEDAYVGRMEELHKPDATDQFHCQNQHSQDDNNLVAQEDFTNESGPPEGDSDLPSCLEPTCSSLHEPLPQTEEELKEIWAATVIQTAFRAFLARRARRALKGLVRLQALARGHIVRKQAAITLRCMQALVRVQARVRARRVRVALENQTDHQNTLQEQINEAQAHVREIEDGWCDSIGSVEDIQAKLLKRQEAAAKRERAMAYALTHQWQASSRQTTAFEPDKNSWGWNWLERWMAVRPWESRFLGTYAADGSAMGNEARQAEGNVAKTPHTKPVKKHTPTLHSNTLNQKACLSNSEGGGSLSNRSGSASGKSRLKLLPRKASDEASSRPSEPGVRSSNNPKERTGDLDCQVNKRCSLPASAVEAGKCLKRKAAVNRSLKSRKDTQILGSRHHLASSIDPLPNNRVELET; from the exons ATGGGGATCTCGGCGCGGTGGCTCAAGTCGTTGGTTGGGCTGAGGAAAGTGgagaggcagcagcagcagcatcgtAAGGAGGATGCATATGTTGGACGAATG GAAGAACTGCATAAACCTGATGCCACAGATCAATTTCACTGCCAGAATCAGCACTCCCAAGATGACAATAACCTTGTTGCACAAGAAGACTTCACTAATGAAAGTGGTCCACCAGAAGGTGATTCTGATTTACCTTCATGCTTGGAACCCACTTGCAGTTCACTTCATGAGCCATTACCTCAAACTGAAGAGGAACTCAAAGAGATCTGGGCTGCCACAGTTATTCAGACTGCATTTAGAGCCTTCCTG GCTAGGAGAGCACGCAGAGCTTTAAAAGGACTGGTCAGGCTTCAAGCCCTTGCAAGAGGGCATATAGTAAGAAAGCAAGCTGCTATAACACTCCGCTGTATGCAAGCTTTGGTCCGGGTTCAAGCACGTGTTAGAGCAAGGCGAGTTCGTGTGGCTTTGGAAAACCAGACTGATCACCAAAATACTTTACAAGAGCAAATTAACGAGGCACAGGCACATGTCCGAGAAATTGAG GATGGCTGGTGTGATAGTATTGGGTCTGTGGAAGACATCCAAGCAAAACTTCTAAAGAGGCAGGAAGCAGCAGCTAAACGCGAGCGAGCCATGGCCTATGCTCTTACTCACCAG TGGCAAGCAAGTTCAAGACAAACTACAGCATTTGAACCTGACAAGAACAGCTGGGGCTGGAATTGGCTAGAAAGATGGATGGCTGTTCGTCCTTGGGAAAGTCGGTTCCTTGGCACTTATGCAGCTGACGGGAGTGCCATGGGTAATGAAGCTAGGCAAGCTGAGGGAAATGTAGCCAAGACTCCACACACGAAACCTGTTAAAAAGCATACTCCAACCCTTCATTCAAACACGTTGAACCAGAAGGCCTGCCTGTCGAACTCAGAGGGTGGTGGCTCCTTGTCAAACCGGTCCGGTTCTGCTTCAGGTAAATCGAGACTGAAGTTGTTACCCAGAAAAGCTTCTGATGAAGCTTCATCTCGTCCTTCAGAACCTGGAGTGCGGTCCAGTAATAATCCAAAGGAGAGGACTGGGGATTTGGATTGTCAGGTTAATAAAAGATGCTCCTTGCCTGCCAGTG CTGTTGAAGCTGGCAAATGCCTGAAGAGGAAAGCCGCGGTTAACCGATCCCTGAAGTCTAGAAAAGATACCCAAATATTGGGGTCAAGGCATCATCTTGCCAGTTCCATTGATCCGTTGCCTAACAACAGAGTTGAGCTGGAGACTTGA
- the LOC133915294 gene encoding syntaxin-121-like gives MNNLFSSSWKRVGGGGDIESGEGVEMSAPPGAAAGASLDKFFDDVESIKDELRDLERIQRSLHDANEGGKSLHDAAAVRELRARMDADVGAAIRKAKVVKLRLESLDRANAANRSVPGCGPGSSTDRTRTSVVAGLRKKLRDSMEVFSSLRSRIASEYRDTVARRYFTVTGSQPDEATLDSLAESGEGELFLQRAIAEQGRGEVLGVVAEIQERHGAVAELERSLLELQQVFNDMAVLVAAQGEQLDDIEGNVGRARSFVDRGREQLQVARKDQKSTRKWTCIAILILLVIILVIVLPIVLKNVNNNKN, from the coding sequence ATGAACAACTTGTTCTCTAGCTCATGGAagcgcgtcggcggcggcggggacatCGAGTCCGGCGAGGGCGTGGAGATGTCCGCGCCGCCGGGGGCCGCGGCGGGGGCGAGCCTCGACAAGTTCTTCGATGACGTGGAGTCCATCAAGGACGAGCTCCGCGACCTGGAGCGCATCCAACGCTCGCTCCACGACGCCAACGAGGGGGGCAAGTCGCTGCacgacgcggcggcggtgcgcGAGCTCCGTGCGCGGATGGACGCGGACGTGGGCGCGGCGATTAGGAAGGCCAAGGTGGTGAAGCTCCGGCTGGAGTCGCTGGACCGCGCCAACGCGGCCAATCGGTCGGTGCCCGGGTGTGGGCCGGGATCCTCCACGGATCGCACGCGGACCTCCGTCGTCGCTGGGCTCCGCAAGAAGCTCCGGGACTCGATGGAGGTCTTCTCCTCGCTCCGGTCCCGCATCGCCTCCGAGTACCGCGACACGGTGGCGCGGCGCTACTTCACGGTGACGGGGTCCCAGCCCGACGAGGCGACCCTGGACTCGCTGGCGGAGTCCGGCGAGGGGGAGCTGTTCCTGCAGCGCGCGATCGCGGAGCAGGGCCGCGGGGAGGTGCTGGGCGTGGTGGCCGAGATCCAGGAGCGGCACGGCGCGGTGGCGGAGCTGGAGCGCAGcctgctggagctgcagcaggtGTTCAACGACATGGCGGTGCTGGTGGCGGCGCAGGGGGAGCAGCTGGACGACATCGAGGGTAACGTCGGGCGCGCGCGCTCCTTCGTCGACCGCGGCCGCGAGCAACTGCAGGTGGCGCGGAAGGACCAGAAGAGCACGCGCAAGTGGACGTGCATCGCGATCCTCATCCTGCTCGTCATCATACTCGTCATCGTCCTGCCCATCGTGCTCAAGAACGTCAACAACAACAAGAACTAG